A window of the Streptomyces luomodiensis genome harbors these coding sequences:
- a CDS encoding RICIN domain-containing protein: protein MRGRPRTRPWSFLVAALLGLLAPLTGAGAAQAAPVTVANATQFTTTTGEAVHAHGGGVIKVGAYYYWFGENRNADNTFRYVSAYRSTDLKTWEFRRHVLTQATDPELATANIERPKVLYNQRTQRFVMWMHKENGSDYSEARAAVATSATVDGDYTWQGSFRPLDTHMSRDITLFQDSDGTGYMVSAARENYDLQIYRLTDDYTGVASLVANPWPGGHREAPALFKRGNVYFMLTSGATGWNPNQQQYATATSLAGPWSGMRDVGDATAYGSQTAYVLPVQGSGTTSYLYLGDRWGNSFGGTVNDSRYVWLPLAFPTATTLTMDWYPQLTIDTAAGTVTGSGGPYTTLKARHSGKCADITAASQTEGTAAVQYTCNGGGNQLFWAKDAGGGYVQLIARHSSQCLTVAGGSTGDGATVVQAACGTGTNQQWRATDTGDGYVRFTARSSGKCLDVADESTADKAALIQWSCTGGANQQWQRG from the coding sequence ATGCGCGGGCGTCCCCGGACCCGTCCATGGTCCTTCCTCGTGGCCGCGCTCCTCGGGCTGCTGGCCCCGCTGACGGGAGCCGGCGCGGCACAGGCCGCCCCCGTCACCGTCGCCAACGCCACCCAGTTCACCACCACCACGGGCGAGGCGGTGCACGCCCACGGCGGGGGAGTCATCAAGGTCGGCGCCTACTACTACTGGTTCGGTGAGAACCGCAACGCCGACAACACCTTCCGCTATGTGTCCGCCTACCGCTCCACGGACCTGAAGACCTGGGAGTTCCGCCGCCACGTCCTCACCCAGGCCACCGACCCCGAACTGGCCACCGCCAATATCGAGCGGCCCAAGGTGCTCTACAACCAGCGGACCCAGCGGTTCGTGATGTGGATGCACAAGGAGAACGGCAGTGACTACAGCGAGGCGCGCGCGGCCGTCGCCACCTCCGCCACCGTCGACGGCGACTACACCTGGCAGGGCAGCTTCCGCCCGCTGGATACGCACATGTCCCGTGACATCACCCTGTTCCAGGACAGCGACGGCACCGGTTACATGGTCTCGGCCGCCCGGGAGAACTACGACCTGCAGATCTACCGGCTGACCGACGACTACACCGGGGTGGCGAGCCTGGTGGCCAACCCCTGGCCCGGCGGCCACCGCGAGGCACCGGCGCTCTTCAAACGCGGCAACGTGTACTTCATGCTGACCTCCGGCGCCACCGGCTGGAACCCCAACCAGCAGCAGTACGCCACCGCCACCAGCCTGGCCGGCCCCTGGAGCGGGATGCGCGACGTCGGCGACGCCACCGCCTACGGCTCGCAGACCGCCTACGTCCTGCCGGTGCAGGGCAGCGGTACCACCTCCTACCTCTACCTGGGCGACCGCTGGGGCAACTCCTTCGGCGGCACGGTCAACGACTCGCGCTACGTCTGGCTGCCGCTGGCCTTCCCCACCGCCACCACCCTGACCATGGACTGGTATCCGCAGCTCACCATCGACACCGCGGCGGGCACCGTGACCGGCTCCGGCGGCCCGTACACCACCCTCAAGGCCCGGCACAGCGGCAAATGCGCCGACATCACCGCCGCCTCGCAGACCGAGGGCACGGCGGCTGTGCAGTACACCTGCAACGGCGGCGGCAATCAGCTGTTCTGGGCCAAGGACGCGGGCGGCGGATACGTCCAGCTGATCGCCCGGCACAGCTCCCAGTGCCTGACGGTGGCCGGCGGCTCCACCGGCGACGGCGCCACCGTGGTCCAGGCGGCCTGCGGCACGGGGACGAACCAGCAGTGGCGGGCCACCGACACCGGTGACGGCTACGTCCGGTTCACCGCCCGCTCCAGCGGCAAGTGCCTGGACGTCGCGGACGAGTCCACGGCCGACAAGGCCGCGCTCATCCAGTGGAGCTGCACCGGCGGCGCCAACCAGCAGTGGCAGCGCGGCTGA
- a CDS encoding basic amino acid ABC transporter substrate-binding protein has translation MFARSALPVIAVAAVSALLAGCTSTKSSGSGGSDISLVKPGKLTTCTHLPYPPFQSTQGKKIVGFDVDIVDLVASALDVRQEIVDTPFEGIQSGEDLNTNQCDVAAAGMTITEVREKNLDFSAPYFEATQALLTAKGKPYKTLADLKGKKLAVQQGTTGESYAQKHAKGAELVQFEDLALLLTAVKTGQTDAGINDNGVLYDYVKDNPDTAVTAEFDTGEQYGIAVRTGNDALRKKINAVLEDARADGSYDRVYKKWFGTAPKK, from the coding sequence GTGTTCGCTCGCTCCGCGTTGCCCGTCATAGCCGTCGCCGCCGTATCCGCCCTGCTGGCCGGGTGCACGAGTACCAAGTCGTCGGGGTCCGGCGGTTCGGACATCAGCCTGGTGAAGCCCGGGAAGCTCACGACCTGTACCCATCTGCCCTATCCGCCCTTCCAGTCCACACAGGGCAAGAAGATCGTCGGTTTCGATGTGGACATCGTCGATCTCGTCGCCTCGGCGCTCGATGTGCGGCAGGAGATCGTGGACACGCCCTTCGAGGGCATCCAGTCCGGTGAGGACCTCAACACCAACCAGTGCGACGTGGCCGCCGCCGGGATGACCATCACCGAGGTGCGCGAGAAGAACCTGGACTTCTCCGCCCCGTATTTCGAGGCCACCCAGGCCCTGCTCACCGCCAAGGGCAAGCCCTACAAGACCCTCGCCGACCTCAAGGGCAAGAAGCTCGCGGTCCAGCAGGGGACCACCGGCGAGAGTTACGCCCAGAAGCACGCCAAGGGCGCCGAACTGGTCCAGTTCGAGGACCTCGCGCTGCTGCTGACCGCCGTCAAGACCGGACAGACCGACGCGGGCATCAACGACAACGGGGTGCTCTACGACTACGTCAAGGACAACCCCGACACCGCCGTGACGGCCGAGTTCGACACCGGCGAGCAGTACGGCATCGCCGTGCGGACCGGCAATGACGCACTGCGCAAGAAGATCAACGCGGTGCTGGAGGACGCCCGTGCGGATGGCTCCTACGACCGCGTCTACAAGAAGTGGTTCGGCACCGCGCCCAAGAAATGA
- a CDS encoding amino acid ABC transporter permease, whose protein sequence is MAMTRRQRTRAIRAVQYAVLIALLLAIVLAADWGELRRAFFDAEVARSLFPDIITTALVNTVVYTLLGFGFGLVLGVVLALMRLSRVPPYRWLAVAYIEFFRGVPALLVFIALGFGVPLAFQVALDRYVTVMLALGLVGAAYIAETMRAGIQAVPKGQMEAARSLGMSHSRAMASIIIPQAFRIVLPPLTNELVLLTKDSSLVYLLGLSLDQYELAKFGRDALNQHRSLTPILVAGVCYLIITVPLGHLVRRLEARAAKAR, encoded by the coding sequence ATGGCAATGACCCGCCGACAGCGGACGCGGGCGATACGGGCGGTGCAGTACGCCGTGCTCATCGCCCTGCTGCTCGCCATCGTCCTGGCCGCGGACTGGGGTGAGCTGCGGCGCGCGTTCTTCGACGCCGAGGTGGCCCGGTCGCTGTTCCCCGACATCATCACCACCGCCCTGGTCAACACCGTCGTCTACACCCTGCTCGGCTTCGGGTTCGGGCTCGTGCTCGGGGTGGTGCTGGCGCTGATGCGGCTCTCGCGGGTGCCGCCGTACCGCTGGCTGGCGGTCGCCTACATCGAGTTCTTCCGCGGGGTGCCCGCGCTGCTGGTGTTCATCGCGCTGGGCTTCGGGGTACCGCTCGCCTTCCAGGTGGCGCTGGACCGGTATGTCACGGTCATGCTGGCGCTGGGGCTCGTCGGCGCCGCCTATATCGCCGAGACGATGCGGGCCGGCATCCAGGCGGTGCCCAAGGGGCAGATGGAGGCGGCGCGTTCGCTGGGCATGTCCCACAGCCGGGCGATGGCCTCGATCATCATCCCGCAGGCGTTCCGGATCGTCCTGCCGCCGCTGACCAATGAACTGGTGCTGCTGACCAAGGACTCGTCCCTGGTCTATCTGCTGGGGCTCTCCCTGGACCAGTACGAACTGGCCAAGTTCGGCCGGGACGCGCTGAATCAGCATCGCAGCCTCACCCCGATCCTGGTCGCCGGGGTGTGCTACCTGATCATCACCGTTCCGCTCGGCCATCTGGTGCGCCGGCTCGAGGCCCGTGCGGCGAAGGCGAGGTGA
- a CDS encoding glycoside hydrolase family 127 protein: protein MSAGPIRLSPGAHTALRPATAARITGGFWAARRRVNAEVSLPQGPDRLERAGNLANLRAAAGAAPAQSGFRGDFPFQDSDVHKWLEAASWQLADGGGGPAEEELSRQVERLAGMVAAAQAEDGYLQTYYQLGPDARRWAEPHWGHELYCAGHLLQAAVAHRRATGGDGLLDVAVRCADLIGTRFGPGKDETVCGHPEIETALVELYRETGDRRHLDLAAYFVERRGQGSLGDGPADGAAGPRPGAPYWQDHVRVRDATAVAGHAVRQLYLLAGAADVAAETGDAGLRDALVRLWEDMAATKTYLTGGVGSRHDLESFGDAYELPPDRAYAETCAAVAAIHFGWRMALLTGDARYSDLVERTLFNGFASGMSLDGERWLYVNPLQVRQDEEGRKATAGDRSPHRTPWFRCACCPPNVMRLLASLPHYMASGDAEGLQLHQYASGSYEAGGGAVRVGTGYPWEGRIAVVVDQVPKDTDWTLSLRIPHWARTYEVTVGGEPVAEQAEHGWLRLRRRWRPGETVVLSLPLDARLTRPDPRVDAVRGCAAIERGPLVYCLEQPDQPAGLRLDEIALVAGAALHHEHRPELLGGVTVITTPALRRTAWRDGWWPYRNGGGSGGDTGGTQTSAPVRVTAIPYYAWANREPGAMRVWIPV, encoded by the coding sequence ATGTCCGCAGGTCCGATCCGGCTCTCACCAGGAGCGCACACCGCCCTCCGCCCGGCCACCGCGGCGCGGATCACCGGGGGTTTCTGGGCCGCCAGACGGCGCGTCAACGCCGAGGTGAGCCTCCCGCAGGGGCCGGACCGGCTGGAGCGGGCGGGCAACCTGGCCAATCTGCGGGCCGCCGCGGGAGCGGCGCCGGCCCAGTCCGGTTTCCGGGGCGACTTCCCGTTCCAGGACTCCGATGTGCACAAGTGGCTGGAGGCGGCGTCCTGGCAGCTGGCGGACGGTGGCGGGGGGCCCGCCGAGGAGGAGTTGTCCCGGCAGGTGGAACGACTGGCCGGGATGGTCGCGGCCGCCCAGGCCGAGGACGGCTATCTCCAGACGTACTACCAGTTGGGACCGGATGCCCGGCGGTGGGCGGAACCGCACTGGGGGCACGAGCTGTACTGCGCCGGGCATCTCCTCCAGGCCGCGGTCGCACACCGCCGGGCCACCGGCGGGGACGGACTGCTCGATGTGGCGGTGCGGTGCGCCGATCTCATCGGCACCAGGTTCGGCCCCGGCAAGGACGAGACGGTGTGCGGCCATCCGGAGATCGAGACGGCGCTGGTCGAGCTGTACCGGGAAACCGGTGACCGGCGCCATCTCGATCTGGCGGCGTACTTCGTGGAGCGGCGCGGGCAGGGCAGTCTCGGCGACGGCCCGGCGGACGGCGCGGCCGGCCCCCGGCCCGGGGCGCCCTACTGGCAGGACCACGTCCGGGTGCGCGACGCGACGGCGGTCGCCGGGCACGCGGTGCGCCAGCTGTATCTCCTGGCCGGGGCCGCGGACGTGGCGGCGGAGACCGGTGACGCGGGACTGCGGGACGCCCTGGTGCGGCTGTGGGAGGACATGGCCGCGACGAAGACCTATCTGACGGGCGGGGTGGGCTCCCGGCACGACCTGGAGTCCTTCGGGGACGCGTACGAGCTGCCGCCGGACCGGGCGTACGCGGAGACCTGCGCGGCCGTCGCCGCCATCCACTTCGGATGGCGGATGGCGCTGCTGACGGGGGACGCCCGCTACAGCGACCTGGTGGAGCGGACCCTGTTCAACGGCTTCGCCTCGGGCATGTCGCTGGACGGCGAGCGCTGGCTCTATGTCAATCCGCTTCAGGTACGCCAGGACGAGGAGGGCCGTAAGGCCACCGCCGGTGACCGAAGTCCCCACCGGACGCCGTGGTTCCGCTGTGCCTGCTGCCCGCCCAACGTGATGCGGCTGCTGGCCTCGCTGCCGCACTACATGGCCAGCGGTGACGCCGAGGGGCTCCAGCTGCACCAGTACGCCTCCGGCTCGTACGAGGCGGGCGGCGGAGCGGTGCGGGTGGGGACCGGCTACCCCTGGGAGGGGCGCATCGCGGTGGTCGTGGACCAGGTCCCGAAGGACACCGACTGGACGCTGTCGCTGCGCATCCCGCACTGGGCTCGGACGTACGAGGTGACGGTCGGCGGGGAGCCGGTGGCCGAACAGGCGGAACACGGCTGGCTGCGGCTGCGGCGGCGCTGGCGGCCCGGTGAGACCGTCGTCCTGAGCCTGCCGCTGGACGCCCGGCTCACCCGGCCCGATCCGCGGGTCGACGCGGTGCGCGGCTGCGCCGCGATCGAGCGCGGCCCGCTGGTGTACTGCCTGGAACAGCCCGACCAGCCCGCCGGGCTGCGGCTGGACGAGATCGCCCTCGTCGCGGGCGCCGCGCTGCACCACGAGCACCGGCCGGAGCTGCTCGGCGGGGTGACCGTGATCACCACGCCGGCCCTGCGCCGTACCGCCTGGCGCGACGGCTGGTGGCCGTACCGGAACGGCGGGGGCTCCGGCGGGGACACGGGCGGCACGCAGACCTCCGCGCCGGTCCGGGTGACCGCGATCCCGTACTACGCCTGGGCGAACCGCGAGCCCGGCGCGATGCGGGTGTGGATTCCGGTATAG
- a CDS encoding amino acid ABC transporter ATP-binding protein: MKRTTEVPETGEADGIAIRVEGLHKSFGALEVLKGIDLTVRRGEVVCVIGPSGSGKSTLLRCVNLLEEPTSGSVTVAGTEVTDPDVDIDRVRRRIGMVFQAFNLFPHLTALENLTIAQRRVLRRDKAEAVRIGRETLRRVGLGDKESAYPAQLSGGQQQRVAIARALSMGPELMLFDEPTSALDPELVGDVLAVMRALADEGMTMLVVTHEMSFAREVADRVVFMDDGVIVEEGGPERVIADPVHPRTRAFLTRVLNPAAARVEEAPDTGPHGARIDT, encoded by the coding sequence GTGAAGAGGACGACGGAGGTACCCGAGACCGGCGAGGCGGACGGCATCGCCATCCGGGTGGAGGGGCTGCACAAGTCCTTCGGCGCGCTGGAGGTGCTCAAGGGCATCGATCTCACCGTCCGGCGGGGCGAGGTGGTCTGTGTCATCGGCCCGTCCGGGTCCGGCAAGTCGACGCTGCTGCGCTGTGTCAACCTGCTGGAGGAGCCGACCTCGGGTTCGGTCACCGTGGCGGGGACCGAGGTCACCGACCCGGATGTGGACATCGACCGGGTGCGGCGGCGGATCGGCATGGTGTTCCAGGCGTTCAATCTCTTTCCCCATCTGACCGCCCTGGAGAACCTCACGATCGCCCAGCGACGGGTGTTGCGCCGCGACAAGGCGGAGGCGGTGCGCATCGGGCGGGAGACACTGCGCCGGGTCGGCCTGGGCGACAAGGAGTCGGCCTATCCGGCGCAGCTGTCGGGCGGCCAGCAGCAGCGGGTGGCCATCGCCCGCGCGCTGTCGATGGGCCCGGAGCTGATGCTCTTCGACGAGCCGACCTCGGCGCTCGATCCGGAACTGGTCGGGGATGTGCTCGCGGTGATGCGCGCCCTGGCCGACGAGGGGATGACGATGCTGGTCGTCACCCATGAGATGAGCTTCGCCAGGGAGGTCGCCGACCGGGTCGTCTTCATGGACGACGGGGTGATCGTGGAGGAGGGCGGTCCGGAGCGGGTCATCGCCGACCCGGTCCACCCCCGCACCCGGGCCTTTCTCACCCGGGTGCTCAACCCGGCCGCGGCACGGGTGGAGGAGGCGCCGGACACCGGCCCGCACGGAGCGCGGATCGACACGTGA
- a CDS encoding family 43 glycosylhydrolase — MPPHATRPWRASAVLLALLAALALAVPLSASRAHAAEHDRSEGSGRAVRQPTTVSRYLFTAFTNSSESNMYVYGSDDARAFWSVQDKAYTPPSGLVRDPSVIHRGGRYYVAYTTGWTGTTFGLAVSDDRRTWTHLTDVDHGVAANNTWAPEFFTDAPDGKVRIVVSMSTGPTAYRHFQPYVLTALDDTLTRWSEPRPLEGISPSESDDNGYIDTFVVRKGTTYHAFTKNATGELIEHAVADRITGPYHFTGKGDWAGWGGLLEGQTVVALPGGGYRMFMDGYTVRKYYYSDSADLEHWTPKRELPGLSGVVRHGTVIRETATVRPGDSNPALPGYHADPDVMYAEGRYWIHPTEDGHPGWSGTRFSSFSSPDLVHWTHHGTALDLADVSWCHENAWAPSVVRKGDTYWMYFSACQSIGVAKSTSPQGPFTDALGRPLITKGQFGHQSIDPDAFIDDDGTPYLYFGQGALEAARLNEDMVSFATQPVRITPPGYNEAPTVFTRAGRYYAMWSENDTRSPDYRVAYGVSDSPLGPFTKAEGNPVLSKDTADQILGTGHNSVIQVPGRDEWYIVYHRFARPGGDGTHREVAIDRMRFDPDGTIRKIRPTQAGIQPVRIGPA, encoded by the coding sequence ATGCCCCCGCATGCCACCCGACCCTGGAGAGCGTCGGCAGTGCTGCTCGCGCTGCTGGCCGCCCTCGCGCTGGCGGTGCCCCTCTCCGCGAGCCGTGCGCACGCCGCGGAGCACGACCGGAGCGAGGGGAGCGGACGCGCCGTGCGGCAGCCCACCACCGTCTCCCGCTATCTGTTCACCGCCTTCACGAACAGCAGCGAGAGCAATATGTACGTCTACGGTTCCGACGACGCGCGCGCGTTCTGGTCGGTCCAGGACAAGGCGTACACCCCGCCGTCCGGTCTGGTCCGCGACCCCAGCGTCATCCACCGCGGCGGCCGCTACTACGTCGCCTACACCACCGGATGGACCGGCACCACCTTCGGCCTCGCCGTCAGTGACGACCGCCGCACCTGGACCCACCTCACCGACGTCGACCACGGCGTGGCCGCCAACAACACCTGGGCACCGGAGTTCTTCACCGACGCGCCGGACGGCAAGGTCCGCATCGTCGTCTCGATGTCCACCGGGCCCACCGCCTACCGGCACTTCCAGCCCTACGTCCTCACCGCCCTGGACGACACGCTCACCCGATGGAGCGAGCCGCGGCCGCTGGAGGGCATCTCCCCGAGCGAGAGCGACGACAACGGCTACATCGACACGTTCGTGGTCCGCAAGGGCACCACCTACCACGCGTTCACCAAGAACGCCACGGGCGAACTCATCGAGCACGCCGTGGCCGACCGCATCACCGGCCCGTACCACTTCACCGGCAAGGGCGACTGGGCGGGCTGGGGCGGCCTGCTGGAGGGCCAGACCGTCGTCGCCCTCCCCGGCGGGGGCTACCGCATGTTCATGGACGGCTACACCGTCCGGAAGTACTACTACAGCGACAGCGCCGACCTGGAACACTGGACGCCCAAGCGGGAGCTGCCCGGCCTGTCCGGTGTCGTGCGCCACGGCACCGTCATCCGGGAGACCGCCACCGTACGGCCCGGCGACTCCAACCCCGCCCTGCCCGGCTACCACGCCGACCCCGATGTGATGTACGCCGAGGGCCGGTACTGGATCCATCCCACCGAGGACGGCCATCCCGGCTGGAGCGGCACCCGCTTCAGCAGCTTCTCCTCACCCGACCTGGTCCACTGGACCCACCACGGTACCGCCCTGGATCTCGCCGATGTCTCCTGGTGCCACGAGAACGCCTGGGCCCCCTCGGTGGTCCGCAAGGGCGACACCTACTGGATGTACTTCAGCGCCTGCCAGTCCATCGGCGTGGCCAAGTCCACCAGTCCCCAGGGGCCGTTCACCGACGCCCTCGGCAGACCGCTTATCACCAAGGGACAGTTCGGCCACCAGTCGATCGACCCGGACGCCTTCATCGACGACGACGGAACCCCCTACCTCTACTTCGGGCAGGGCGCGTTGGAGGCGGCCAGGCTGAACGAGGACATGGTCTCCTTCGCCACCCAGCCGGTGCGGATCACTCCGCCCGGCTACAACGAGGCACCGACCGTCTTCACACGCGCGGGCCGCTACTACGCGATGTGGTCGGAGAACGACACCCGCAGCCCCGACTACCGCGTGGCCTACGGAGTCTCCGACTCACCGCTGGGCCCCTTCACCAAGGCGGAGGGCAACCCGGTCCTCAGCAAGGACACCGCTGACCAGATCCTCGGCACCGGTCACAACTCCGTCATCCAGGTCCCGGGCCGTGACGAGTGGTACATCGTCTACCACCGCTTCGCCCGCCCCGGCGGCGACGGCACCCACCGCGAGGTCGCCATCGACCGGATGCGGTTCGACCCCGACGGCACCATCCGGAAGATCCGCCCGACGCAGGCCGGTATCCAGCCCGTCCGCATCGGGCCCGCCTAG
- a CDS encoding MerR family transcriptional regulator — MGLLTIGAFARASRLSPKALRLYDELGLLPPAHVDPHSGYRRYDPAQLERARLVAWLRRLGMPLADIRAVCELTPRAAAREVRAYWARVEADTAARRDLAAFLVDHLSGRDSTMSDTATSAAHGTLGIRYAVLSDTGSVRERNDDAGYAGPRLLAVADGFGGRHASEAAIEALKPLDAGVPGGELLSALEDAAHRARESVSALAASDPALRDVGTTLTAMVWSGSRLGLVHIGDSRAYVLRDGGLFQITHDHTVVQSLIDEGRITEEEAASHPQRALLLRAVGGDAAFEPDLALRDARAGDRYLLCSDGLTKVVPAEEIQHVLASEADPGGAVRELVALAIRAGGPDNVTCAVAHVLEQRR, encoded by the coding sequence ATGGGGCTGCTGACGATCGGCGCGTTCGCGAGGGCATCGCGGCTGTCCCCCAAGGCACTTCGCCTCTACGACGAACTCGGGCTGCTGCCGCCCGCCCACGTCGATCCGCACTCCGGCTACCGCCGCTACGATCCGGCACAGCTGGAGCGGGCCCGCCTGGTGGCGTGGCTGAGGCGGCTCGGCATGCCGCTGGCGGACATCCGCGCGGTGTGCGAGCTGACACCGCGGGCGGCGGCGCGCGAGGTGCGCGCGTACTGGGCGCGGGTCGAGGCCGACACCGCGGCCAGGCGGGACCTGGCCGCCTTCCTCGTCGACCATCTGTCCGGAAGGGACTCCACGATGTCTGACACCGCGACCTCCGCCGCCCACGGCACACTGGGCATCCGCTACGCCGTGCTCTCCGACACCGGCTCGGTCCGGGAGCGCAACGACGACGCCGGCTATGCCGGTCCGCGGCTGCTCGCCGTGGCCGACGGCTTCGGCGGACGGCACGCCAGCGAGGCGGCGATCGAGGCGCTCAAACCGCTGGACGCGGGTGTGCCGGGCGGGGAACTGCTGAGCGCCCTGGAGGACGCGGCGCACCGGGCCCGGGAGTCGGTGTCCGCGCTGGCCGCGTCCGACCCCGCGCTGCGGGACGTCGGGACGACGCTCACCGCGATGGTGTGGTCGGGCTCCCGGCTGGGGCTGGTCCATATCGGCGACTCGCGGGCCTATGTGCTGCGCGACGGCGGACTCTTCCAGATCACCCATGACCACACCGTGGTCCAGTCGCTGATCGACGAGGGGCGCATCACCGAGGAGGAGGCCGCCTCGCACCCCCAGCGGGCGCTGCTGCTGCGCGCCGTGGGCGGCGATGCGGCGTTCGAGCCGGACCTCGCCCTGCGGGACGCCCGCGCCGGGGACCGCTATCTGCTGTGCTCGGACGGGCTGACGAAAGTCGTGCCCGCCGAGGAGATCCAGCACGTCCTCGCCTCGGAGGCCGATCCGGGCGGGGCCGTACGGGAGCTGGTCGCCCTCGCGATCCGCGCGGGCGGGCCCGACAACGTCACCTGCGCGGTGGCCCATGTGCTCGAGCAGCGGCGCTGA
- a CDS encoding family 43 glycosylhydrolase, translating into MSRSKAPPPSRRYVLMGALALGAAAGTTGVAQAATAATPAAPTAPRAAAKAASYANPLVRQRADPHIVKHTDGYYYFTATVPEYDRIVLRRSRTIAGLATAAESVIWKKHTSGDMGAHIWAPELHFIDGKWYVYFAAAPAEDVWKIRMWVLENASANPLTGTWTEKGRIVTPIDSFSLDASTFALGGTRYLVWAQSNPDVGNNSSIYIARMANPWTVTGPQVEISRPTYDWETIGYKVNEGPSVLRRHGRLFLTYSASATDAHYCMGLLTASADSDPLAAASWQKSPQPVFSSNDTTQQYGPGHNSFTVAEDGRTDLLVYHARQYKDITGDPLNDPNRHTRVQALGWKTDGTPDFGVPVADAPTRDTTAATRYTMTAFTNSSESNMYVYQSSDATTYTLLKGPAYTPPSGLIRDPSVIKHTDGYYYIVYTTDWTGNTIGFARSRDRVNWTFVRNHTLPVSGLERTWAPEFFVDDDGSVHIVVSLDTTATADYIFRPHLLTATNASLSAWTTPRPLTGLDTSNYIDTFVVRHAGQYHAFTKQETTRYIEHATATSLGGPYTFRGTGDWAGWGSWREGPALVRLDNGGWRIYFDGYTEQKYYYSDSLDGFRTWTPVRELPGLTGFARHFTVLKETV; encoded by the coding sequence ATGAGCCGCAGCAAAGCACCCCCGCCCAGCCGCAGATACGTGCTGATGGGCGCCCTCGCCCTGGGCGCGGCCGCGGGAACCACCGGTGTCGCGCAGGCCGCCACCGCCGCCACCCCCGCCGCTCCCACCGCGCCGCGGGCGGCCGCCAAGGCCGCCTCCTACGCCAATCCGCTGGTGCGGCAGCGCGCCGATCCGCACATCGTCAAGCACACCGACGGCTACTACTACTTCACGGCCACCGTCCCCGAGTACGACCGCATCGTCCTGCGCCGCTCCCGGACCATCGCCGGTCTGGCCACCGCCGCCGAGTCGGTGATCTGGAAGAAGCACACCAGCGGCGACATGGGCGCCCACATCTGGGCCCCGGAACTCCACTTCATCGACGGAAAGTGGTACGTCTACTTCGCCGCGGCGCCCGCCGAGGACGTCTGGAAGATCCGGATGTGGGTGCTGGAGAACGCCAGCGCCAACCCCCTCACCGGGACCTGGACCGAGAAGGGCCGCATCGTCACGCCCATCGACTCCTTCTCCCTCGACGCCTCCACCTTCGCCCTGGGCGGCACCCGCTACCTCGTCTGGGCCCAGAGCAACCCGGACGTCGGCAACAACTCGAGCATCTACATCGCCCGGATGGCCAACCCGTGGACCGTCACCGGGCCCCAGGTGGAGATCTCCCGGCCGACGTACGACTGGGAGACCATCGGCTACAAGGTCAACGAGGGCCCCTCGGTCCTGCGCAGACACGGCAGGCTCTTCCTCACCTACTCCGCCAGCGCCACCGACGCCCACTACTGCATGGGACTGCTGACCGCCTCCGCCGACAGCGACCCGCTGGCCGCCGCGTCCTGGCAGAAGAGCCCACAGCCGGTGTTCTCGAGCAATGACACCACCCAGCAGTACGGCCCCGGCCACAACTCCTTCACCGTCGCCGAGGACGGCCGCACCGACCTCCTCGTCTACCACGCCCGCCAGTACAAGGACATCACCGGCGACCCGCTGAACGACCCCAACCGGCACACCCGCGTCCAGGCCCTCGGCTGGAAGACCGACGGCACCCCGGACTTCGGCGTGCCGGTGGCCGACGCGCCCACCCGGGACACCACGGCCGCCACCCGCTACACCATGACGGCGTTCACCAACAGCAGCGAGTCGAACATGTACGTCTACCAGTCGTCCGACGCGACCACGTACACGCTGCTCAAGGGCCCCGCCTACACCCCGCCGTCCGGGCTCATCCGCGACCCCAGCGTCATCAAGCACACCGACGGCTACTACTACATCGTCTACACGACCGACTGGACCGGGAACACCATCGGTTTCGCGCGCAGCCGCGACCGCGTCAACTGGACCTTCGTCCGCAACCACACCCTGCCGGTGTCCGGGCTGGAGCGGACCTGGGCGCCCGAGTTCTTCGTGGACGACGACGGCAGCGTCCACATCGTCGTCTCGCTCGACACCACCGCCACAGCCGATTACATCTTCCGGCCGCATCTGCTCACCGCCACCAACGCGTCGCTGTCCGCCTGGACGACGCCCCGACCGCTGACGGGCCTGGACACCTCCAACTACATCGACACCTTCGTCGTCCGCCACGCCGGGCAGTACCACGCCTTCACCAAGCAGGAGACGACCAGGTACATCGAGCACGCCACCGCCACCAGCCTCGGCGGGCCGTACACCTTCCGCGGCACGGGGGACTGGGCCGGCTGGGGCAGCTGGCGTGAGGGGCCGGCGCTGGTGCGCCTGGACAACGGCGGCTGGCGGATCTACTTCGACGGCTATACCGAGCAGAAGTACTACTACAGCGACAGCCTGGACGGCTTCCGGACCTGGACCCCGGTCCGGGAACTGCCCGGACTCACCGGATTCGCCCGCCACTTCACCGTCCTGAAGGAGACCGTGTGA